From Flavobacterium alkalisoli, the proteins below share one genomic window:
- a CDS encoding NAD(P)/FAD-dependent oxidoreductase — MEENEIFDVIIIGGSYAGLSAALSLGRAGRTVLVIDSGEPCNKQTPYSHNFLTNDGSKPNTLRQIAREQVLCYPTVYFLDGFALHVAPVGDTFQVATKNKQVFTAKKVLFATGIKDTIPITPGFADCWGISILHCPYCHGHEFKNKKIGVWGNADMGYEMAKIISQWSDNLTLFTNGTSTLTPEEVNSLNKNNITIVENCIEAIEHDNGKLICLHFKDTEPEQLDAVFTQLAFIQHCDIPAALGVEFTEKGFIKVDRTMQTSVPGIYAAGDCLTHFRSIANAVAQGNKAGATINRQLIEEKFAI, encoded by the coding sequence ATGGAAGAGAATGAAATTTTTGACGTGATAATTATAGGGGGAAGCTATGCCGGGTTATCAGCCGCATTGTCATTAGGCCGTGCCGGAAGAACGGTACTGGTTATAGACAGCGGAGAACCCTGTAACAAACAAACACCCTACTCCCACAACTTTTTAACCAACGATGGCAGCAAGCCCAATACCCTAAGGCAAATAGCCCGCGAACAGGTTTTATGCTATCCTACGGTATATTTTCTTGACGGATTCGCCCTTCATGTCGCTCCGGTAGGTGATACCTTTCAGGTAGCCACAAAAAATAAACAGGTTTTCACTGCTAAGAAAGTACTTTTTGCTACGGGAATAAAAGACACCATTCCCATTACTCCGGGGTTTGCCGACTGCTGGGGAATCTCTATACTGCACTGCCCCTATTGCCACGGACACGAATTTAAAAACAAAAAGATTGGGGTTTGGGGTAATGCCGACATGGGGTATGAAATGGCAAAAATCATAAGTCAGTGGAGTGATAATCTTACCCTTTTTACAAACGGTACCAGTACACTTACCCCAGAGGAAGTAAACAGCCTAAATAAAAACAATATAACAATAGTTGAAAACTGTATAGAAGCCATTGAACATGATAACGGCAAGTTAATATGCCTTCATTTTAAGGATACCGAACCCGAGCAACTTGATGCCGTATTTACCCAACTGGCGTTTATACAGCATTGTGATATTCCGGCAGCACTTGGCGTTGAGTTTACCGAGAAAGGCTTTATAAAGGTAGACCGCACCATGCAGACTTCGGTTCCCGGTATTTATGCTGCGGGCGACTGCCTTACTCACTTTAGGTCTATAGCTAATGCCGTAGCACAGGGAAACAAAGCGGGTGCAACCATAAACAGACAGCTTATTGAGGAGAAGTTTGCAATTTAG
- a CDS encoding HPP family protein — translation MPVKRIKRTYRKTRYVLYRETLVDFKEHFWAYIGSFIGLGIIAYLQYGLMPEKELVFLIGSFGASCVLVYGVIESPLAQPRNLIGGHVISAIIGVTVQKIFPDLLWVAAPLAVSLSIVVMQITKTLHPPGGATALIAATASPQIKALSYMYVLSPVLSGCLILLAIALIFNNLTPYRKYPSHTARKRYKQIYRRFKTKF, via the coding sequence ATGCCCGTTAAACGAATTAAACGTACCTACCGTAAAACACGGTATGTTTTATACAGAGAAACCTTAGTAGACTTTAAAGAACACTTTTGGGCTTATATAGGATCGTTTATAGGGTTAGGTATAATAGCTTATTTACAGTACGGACTGATGCCTGAAAAGGAGCTTGTGTTTTTGATAGGATCTTTTGGGGCATCCTGCGTTTTGGTATATGGAGTTATAGAAAGTCCGCTGGCACAACCACGAAACTTAATTGGCGGACACGTTATATCTGCCATAATTGGGGTAACGGTACAAAAAATATTCCCCGACCTGCTATGGGTAGCTGCCCCGCTTGCAGTATCGTTATCCATCGTTGTGATGCAAATAACCAAAACACTACACCCACCCGGTGGCGCTACAGCGCTTATAGCCGCAACGGCTTCTCCGCAAATAAAGGCTTTGAGCTATATGTATGTCCTTTCGCCTGTACTGTCGGGTTGCTTAATACTGCTTGCCATAGCATTGATTTTTAATAACCTTACCCCATACAGAAAGTATCCTTCGCACACAGCCAGAAAAAGATACAAACAGATATACAGGAGGTTTAAAACCAAGTTTTAG
- a CDS encoding chloride channel protein — protein sequence MKNKRKQYVITTWQKLIIASLLVGFLAGALSISLKHITEHFEASLFEKTLINKLYLLVFPLIGLSVIYFLRHYLFKKKENKGIKEVFESTQSGKNLAAYKIPSHFVNGLITVGFGGSTGIEVSTVVSTAAIGNIAHKKERFLRKYKNELICAGIAAGITALFSSPLAGILFAYEVITKKMSKSFVIATGLSVTVAYSLLLLMNEPPLFKVAISLWKWKAIPYFIVLGIIAGLNSVYLTKCVLVIKKLFSAVKKQSYKIMVGALSLSIVLLILPQLYGDGYHAIKENLESANTLLFTLPVALLLLGIIVMKPIITSITLGAGGDGGVFAPSIFIGAFLGLLVALLVNTFLHADIIPLNFMIVGMAAMLSASIHAPLTALFLVCGVVNDYTLFFPLLVVCYVAKITSKMICPYNVYTYKEKTAHAR from the coding sequence ATGAAGAATAAAAGAAAGCAATATGTAATTACTACATGGCAAAAACTAATAATAGCATCACTGCTTGTAGGTTTTTTAGCAGGAGCACTTTCCATAAGCCTGAAGCATATAACTGAACATTTTGAAGCCAGCCTATTTGAAAAAACCCTTATCAATAAATTATACCTGCTTGTATTTCCTTTAATAGGGCTTTCGGTTATATATTTCTTAAGGCATTACCTTTTTAAAAAGAAAGAGAATAAAGGCATAAAAGAAGTTTTTGAAAGCACACAATCAGGAAAAAATCTGGCTGCTTATAAAATCCCTTCCCATTTTGTAAACGGACTTATTACAGTAGGTTTTGGAGGATCGACAGGTATAGAAGTCTCTACTGTGGTTTCTACGGCAGCAATAGGGAATATAGCGCACAAAAAAGAACGATTTTTAAGAAAATACAAAAATGAACTTATCTGCGCTGGTATAGCGGCAGGTATTACCGCATTGTTTTCCAGTCCGTTAGCAGGTATATTATTCGCTTATGAAGTAATTACCAAAAAGATGTCTAAATCATTTGTTATTGCAACAGGACTTTCGGTAACAGTTGCTTACAGCTTATTGCTCCTTATGAACGAGCCCCCTCTTTTTAAAGTTGCCATATCACTCTGGAAATGGAAGGCAATACCTTACTTTATTGTTTTAGGTATTATTGCCGGATTAAACTCTGTATACCTTACTAAATGTGTATTGGTTATTAAAAAACTGTTTTCAGCAGTAAAAAAGCAATCTTATAAAATTATGGTAGGGGCTTTATCATTAAGCATTGTCCTGCTTATATTACCTCAGTTATATGGGGATGGCTATCATGCCATAAAAGAAAATTTAGAATCAGCCAATACCTTGTTATTCACATTGCCTGTTGCGCTATTGCTTTTAGGCATTATTGTAATGAAGCCCATAATAACCTCTATTACATTAGGCGCAGGCGGAGATGGTGGCGTTTTTGCACCCAGCATTTTTATAGGTGCTTTTTTAGGGCTTTTAGTGGCTTTGCTGGTTAATACATTTTTACATGCAGATATCATACCTCTTAATTTTATGATTGTAGGCATGGCAGCTATGCTAAGCGCAAGTATACATGCTCCGTTAACGGCATTGTTTCTGGTATGTGGTGTGGTAAACGATTATACATTGTTTTTCCCTCTGCTTGTAGTTTGTTATGTGGCAAAAATCACTTCAAAAATGATTTGCCCGTATAATGTGTATACTTATAAAGAAAAAACTGCACATGCCCGTTAA